CTCGCAGCAATGATTCataagacaataaaaataagaataagcATGAAGACAAAAGGATAATCTTAATTTACTAAAAGACATGTTTGGTTGTTGGAGCAGGCCTTGTGGGCCCTGGGTGTGTCCACGGAGCCCCTGTGTGGGACTCGGTGGCTATGAGATCCAGTGCCTTTAACCCTCCTCACAACCACACAGGCGTCTCTTTTCTTTCGGCAGACTTGTGGCTCACAGCTGGTGAGCCCGTCCTCAGGAGCGCTCCCATACCTTTCTAACCTCGTCCTGTAGTTCAGAATGTTAGGGATGCTGGGTGTTACAGGCGATGGTTTAAAAAGCACTTCCAtacttcacagcagcagcaggagtctCTGATGTCACCGAGTCCTCAGGGAAGGAGTCTCTTCTGCCAACACCGTATTGACAGAAAGCAGTCCCGATTTGTTTTGTTCGAACTTTTGGCTGAAGGCTACACCACCAGGTACAGCTGTAGAGGTCTTGAGAGTGAAATCAGTAGCCATCAATTACAGGGCATCCTTGAGGTGGTGATGAGCcaatttccctctgaaatgtatGAATCTAATGAGGGCAAGGGTAATGGGCACTAACTCACCACGCTGACAGCGCAGAAGGACATGAACTGTGTTTTACAATTTGACGGAGTTTCTCTATTGATCAGGGGGAGGGGGAGATAAGCTTAGTTCCCACGATGCATTGGGGTCAGGGCGCGTGCGAGGCCGCTGTTTGCTTTGCAGAATCTGAAGCAGCCTAATTTGTCTGCACTTTGTTTAAACATGTAGCGAACATCATCAGGAGAATCCCTCTTCAAGTCCATCCTCTGAGGATAAGCTCCCCTTTTTAAACACCTTGAAGACCTGCTTCACCCACACATTTCTCTCTTTGCATGCGTTTGGTCCATTCAGCCCACATTCTCATCCAATCAGTGCCCTCTGTATCTGCTGATTGAAGATCTTCAGACTTACACCACACAAACACGCATCACCTCCACCTTTCAGCACCTGTTTACATACCAATTTCAAACCTGTAAGGTACGACAGTTTAATAAATCAAGTTTGCTTCCAAAAAAATTCTGCCCTTCGCTCTTATTGTTGGTAGCCACTCTCAGAGTCCCAGCTCTGACCTCCATTAGTCCAGCCGCAGGTAGCTGGGTATGGAATAGTTGAACATGAGGAAGTCCAACTTGTAAAGCTGGTAGAGCTGGATCTGCTGCTGAGTGCTGATATTGCTGAAGAACTGAGCCGTCATGGCGTCTGTTGTGCGAGTGGACTTGGCGTAGCTCGGGAAGCGCAGAGACTCGCCAACACCCACCAGACGTAAGACGTAGTTTGCATCTTCCTCCAGCGTCTCGTACTTGCCCACCATGTCGTAATGGATGTGACACGGGTGACACAGCTGGTAGACGGTCTGCCAGTGCTCGTTGAGAGGGCCGTCGCGCTGTGTGGCCGGATCCACCAGGTACTCGGCAAATTCCTTGAATTTGACGTCAGCCCCGTTGAGCAGGGCTTCCTGCGTGGCGTTCTTGCGGTAGCGTCGGACGATGCGGGTCCCAAAGCGCTTGTGGAAAGATGAATTGTACTTGAGGGTGAACTTGTTGCGATACGCAGAGACCAGCCTCTCAAAGGGCTCACGAACGAAGAGGAATTTGAGGTAGTTCTTGAGGCGGTGGTTGATCTCAGCAATGCTGTACTGATTCAGCGTCTTCAGGTTGGAGGGAACATGAGCTTCATTGGAAGGGATTTCCATTGGGTCACTGTGGAAGAGAGGACAGTGAGAACTGCTGCACAAGAAATTTCAGTCAAAGAGCAACAATGAATGGTCCCTAAAGTATGTTTGCCGTTTTACTGTCTTCCAGGTAGTAGACTGACCTGTATTTGCCCCGGCCTGTGAGAACCATCATAACGCGCTTCCAGTTGGTACAGGCCACCTTGGGGACATAGCAGTAGATAAGCTCGTGGTCCTCGTCCACCACTAGGTGTTTGAGGTCGCCAGGTGTCAGGACTCTCCGCTTACGACTGGACGCACTGTAAACTCGACAGGCGTCCACTACCTGATCCCTCCTGGCCTGGTGGAGGACAGCAGCTCCTGACAACTCCGGCTggacaggaggagacagaaaagggagggacagaagagggaTATTGCTGTGAAATTCATACAAAGGCAGAACGGTGAGCATAATATAagcctggagctgctgctgttggtgtttttactttaattacGGAGTTTACAGCAGATAGTTGATAAGAAATAATGAGGGGAAGATGAATGATGACAGGAAAAAAGGTCCCTGGCCAGAGTTAAACCAGGGACACTATGGCCAGTGTCTTAAATTCCAGGAACGCAGGACATCcctaatttatatttattaacaGATGCAACCTGGTACCTCACGGGGCAAATTAGCCTCTGGCTAGATgctaaaaacagtgaaaactgaCTATTGGACTACAGTGGAGTACAGTAATCATCATTTAAGTAAAACAAAGACGTTTACtacaaaggaaaacaaaccTTCTCTACACTGAATGAACTGTAATGTGAAGATATATTAAAGAACCACATATACATACCAATTTAattccaaatttttaaattgaccaaatgttttcatatattttctacagttaatatttaaaatttatgaAAAACACATGATATAGGCAGAATAACAATAATTGCATTTATAAAATGTTGTGTCTATATCAtgctaaatatatttgttaGACACCAAATTAAGTGAAAGACCTTTAAAGACCTTCTTAATACCATTTGAATTGCAATTTAATATCTGTTTCataaaaaaatagtgaaattaAAGCCTACAGTTATTCATTAAGTGCACAGATTTATAGACATTTATACCATATAGGTCATGCTGTATTAAACAGTCATTTTACTGataaaacaaatcaacaaacaGGACCTGAAACTGTTATAAGACATAAAGTAAGTTGATGAGTGTTTGAtagaaattccacaaaaaagGAGTAAACAGTTTCCTCCACCACAGTCTACTGTTCCAACAATCTCTCTGCTAGTTAACAGGTAGACAGCATCCTGTAACCacaacaaccacacacagaaacatggaaatatCCATTGTTTTTACTGGTTAGAGCCCCTTTAGTGCCTTAGATTGTCTGCTTTTTCAACCACAGTAAAGTGAACATATCTTTGTCTTAGACTGGTAATTGAGCAGTTAAAGCTTTTTGAATcctgaataattaaaaataacaacaaccaGAGGAACAccatgtccacatcaaaaaagtaaatgtaatgtgcaatttaaaaaatccaactcttgattttttttattcagactGCAAGTCAGAATAAATCCTTTTTAATGCTCTTGACTGATCCTAATTTATCACAGAAAACCTGTTCAAGTGAAGAATCTCTCCTCTCAGTGACATACAGAAACATTTATGACTACCGTTACCCTCTGCAGAAGAAAGGCGAACTATTCAAGACCTTTATAAATTAAATTGAAGACTTTTTAATACTGCTTTAATCCTTTTAAGGCACCTTCAAGATCTGACAATTTATATGTTACTGTGTCATTACCTTGGCAATGTAAGAAGAGTATTACAGTGGCTCTGAAACATTCAAGAACGAATGAATCTGAACCAAATCAGGAGAGAGAGTAGGAGATGAAGAGAGATAGATGGTAGAtgggcaaacagacagacagagttaTTAATCTCAACCTTTATTATCATACTCAGCTCTTTATTGACTCAGTCTTTTTCCCCACAGACTGTGATAGAGATTAGTCTGTATGgagaaaataataatgatattgGAGGACTACAGATATTGAGTGTTCAACATGCGTAGCTCCAGTCTGCTATCATTCACCTGAGATGTATTTCATATTCAGCATGATGCCTGTGATGAAGTGGACCTTGGCAGGAGGGAAGGGAGGAGGCTGGTGGAGGGAATGAGAACAGTTTGAGAGCAGCTTGAGGGCTTTGTATGTGAGGGGCAGAAATGTTTTCTTATGCCTCTTGATTATTTTTCCTCTGGGCCTGAATTCCCCTCCAGGGCAGTGCCCCGGCTTCCTCGTGGAATCCAAATTGATTGTACTGTGGCCTGCATCTTTAGCGCTCCGTCCCACTCCAAACAAGTGTGGCCTTTCAGTGATACACTAGCCGGGGCTGAGAGGGTGGGAGAACTGCTGACATGAAGTAATGAAACAGCTCGGGGACCACCACCAGGCGCTGTACAGAAGGACAGCTTGACTAAagaggtctgtgtgtgtttctctttgaAGCCAGTCTTCAAAAATGTCTCCAAGTGGGTAATTCATCATGCGCACAGCTGGCTACAAGCACATGGGAGGAAACCAATCTTCTACAGCATTTTCTCTGATGACAAAGTACAAAAGTAGCTATGTGATGTCTTCCACACCTGTACATCTGCTATCCAGCATGAAAATACCATAACTAAGAAGTCACAAAGGAACCAGTCAAACGCATGACATCAAATCTTGAGATATTTCAGAGGGATGTCTGTAAAAGTTACGCTTCATAGTCTTCTCAATCAGCATCATCATTTTACAGTCATGTGGGGCTACAGCTCAGAGGTCCATGCTCTCTGTCTTTATATGCTTGAAGAATCAATAGGGTGAAGAGGTGAGAGGAAGCGGCTTTCCCACCGTGACTTCACATTTGAATAACATCGTCCATGTTAtcgaacacagaaacacaattccacatttgtacaatttcatttagcaaacACTTTCATCCAAAGcgatgtacatctgagagtagataccacacaagcaaggatctagacAGGAGGAAACCACCTGGATAAGAGCAATTCAGCAACCTTCAAACCTTCTGGTAAGGtttcaaaaacagacacacactggtTCTGGAGGAGGAGCATGGGTTGATTTGAGTTATAGAGGTATTTGAAAAAACAGTCATGATGGAGATCCATAAACACGGTTTTATCAGTCTTGTAAATAACTTATCTCCACAATGTTTTATGACTGTATGAAATACAACTATACTGGAAATGACAACGGGCACACAAAAAGATTTGTCATGGACCAGAAACCACAAGTCAGTCTGTCCACTATTTGTATTTGCATTAGTATCACACTATCTAtaacacacacagttaatgaGATTGTCAGCACTATCAGAACAATATAAATGAGATATTTCACTTTCTCTGTAAGTAATAAAAAAGACCATTTGCATGCCGAGATTATAGTTTTGTTCAGTGGTGAAAAAGGAGGTGGATTGATCTGTTCTGACATCtgcatttgcacattttacGAAGCCACTTAGATTAATAATGTTGTGCTATCATCAACAAACAGTGtccaaaacattcaggaagcaGCTTCTCTGGAGCTGATTGCTATTTTCACACTTTGAAATAGGAGTTAGGGAGCATTAAACATGGACGCAAATGTCTCAAACAGTGAGAAGCTGATTGGATCCTTAATTTTCAAgacctttactgcatgtcattctcatgctgttgcttcattttttctgtctgtctatgCTGTTACTGTAACTAATAAAGGAtcaaatgaagtaaaaaataatacagcaAACTAAAAGAATAAGTACTATCATGTGTAACttaaggctgcacagtggagcgGTGGTTGgaactgtcaccttgcagctagaagatccctggttcacatcccggccttcccatgatctttgtgcatggagttttcatgttGTTCCTGTGCATgttgggttttctccaggttctccctcccatagtccaaaaacatgctgaggttaactgatgattctaaattatccataaatgtgaatgtgagtgtgattgtttgtctccatatgtagtcttgtgatagactgttacctgtccaggtgtcccctgacttcaccctaggtcagctgggatagagtagctccccgcaaccctaatgaggattaagcggtgtaaaaataaaagttatCTGTTATTTGGTTTGCGTCTGTGCAGATCTGCAGCCTGAAAGAAGCATtattctgctgtgtttctgtagTCCTAGTAGCTTCGTCTTTTGTCATCCTCATGCTTTTGCCTCATGTCCAGCAGTCACGTACTTCCAGCTAAACCTTTTttaaacatacatacatatatatatatatatatatatatatatatatatatatcaaattaaTAATTTAAGCTGATCAGCTTTAGAAGAATCCAGCATGTCAAATTTAGATGGCTACAGTTGTTATTTCAGTGTCAGTTCAATAAAATATAAGGTGCCCATTTTAAAGAACTCCTGCtagaaaatgttattaaaaaagGATTTGGCCCCAAAATTTGAGCGGGATTTTTCTTCCAAAACAAACGATGCATGACATATTCATTTTGTTTCCACAACACTCTACTACAGACTGACATCTCCCACACAAAGCAAATCAACAACACAGGAACCTTGCTCCCACAGCATGTTAACACAATATATGTCTGAATTTTCTTATCTGAAACAATAATGATCCTAAATGCAAGTTATACGTACAACATATTGATTTTGTCTCTCGAAATAAAAAAGCTGTTGGCAAGATCATACTGCTGTGGCTCACATACGAAAACAAGCTCTGcggaaaaactgatttttttttccacatgggACACAAACTTGCTTCTACAATCAACACACTGATTGGATCTTGAGCCATACAGTAAAGATCCCCACCAACTAAAGCTATTTGTGTGCACAACAGCTCTGGCTCgttcataaaataataatttgtgtgCTCAACTGTTGGATGGAGTTCACACAAGACTATGcctaaaacacaatattttactCCCACGAGATAATATCTTATGTGGAAAATTTAATATCCCGTTCTCAccagataaaaaatataatctTTCCCCCACTGTTAATGGGGAAGATGAAGTTAGCTTTTACTTTAGAACTTTATcactttctttatttctttattagaATTTATGCAAATGCTGGCTTCCCTGCTCTACACTGCTACCCCTGTTTGAGGTGTTTCAGGGAAAAGGAAGTGGAAGTTGACAAGGCATAATGGATTATCAATGTCTCTGCTCCTAAGAAGgcctcattttgcatctcttccaCTTCTTCACTCTTTGTGTTCACTCCACTGAAACATCAAAGCCCACTAAGGCTTAACAGCGCTGAGTGAATAGCAGCTCTTTGTTGATGAAAATATCTCCCTTTTTCATCTGAGCAGAGGCATCAAGCTGGGATTCTCACAAATGTCGCAGCGAGCGTGCGGCCCTCCATCCCAGAGGAGGACAAACACTGTAATTaacaggggaaaaaagggaCAAGGGAGGAATCTTGTCATCTCCTGCTCTGCCTCACTTTTCCTCCCCTTATCTCCCTTTGCACAGGATTACTTTCTGCCATTTTATCTCCTCTTCAAGCAGCTCAGTCAAGTCCCTTGTGCTGTTTCAATGAAAGGGTGAGGatgagagagagatggaggaggagatgagatAGGAGATGTGTCGATACAGTGGTGATGGAGGTCACTGACCTCTGGCCATGTCAAGCTGTTCCCAAGGGAGAGCAGATGTCATTACTCAACAATTTGCGTGCACATTTCTCACCTAATGCCCTGTGGACATGAACTGGAGGGTCAGCATCGGAAAAGAGCCAGCAAAAGTCATAAAACCACAGTTAGGAAAGGAGTTAGCAGCTTCACTTGATATGGTCAATTTAGTTTGATCTCTTCCGATTGGTCAAGGTCCCATAAAGGGGCTCAAAGCTTCAGCTCAGCAGTTTCCCAAAGCAGCTGCACTATATGATGAATTACTTAGTGTTACAGCGTACAGATAGTATATATTGATTCAGATGTGAAGGTGTGGGTGTGACAGATATTGCACTCTGTTAGCAACTGCATCCATTCTCTCTGGCAAACTTCATCAAAACTGAGAGAAATAAAAACGGAGGAGAGGGACAGAAAATCCTTACGCATACATTTAAACTTAATCTCCCTAAGAATGTCATTGTCAGCATTGTATAACAAACAGGGAAGCCTCCACTTTGTTATCTTCAGATGTCGGGAGGAGTTCAAGATGAGCCCGTTGTACATTCATGGCGGTGCTCTTTTCTCGTCGCTGCAcatttgttgttaaaatatgtgAGAAAGTGATGACAGGGAATGTGGAGATTGTGTTTCCATATTTCAAGGCCTCGTTTCCTCGCTATGGCAGTATTATTCTCTCTGAAAGTTGTTATGAGTTTGAAATATGATCTGAAGATTAGTGATGAGCGCACTTGTCGCAAGAGTGGTAATGAATAGCTTCCTACTGATCTGCTGATGGCAGCAAAGAACACAAGATAGAGGAAGGCCAGGAAGAGATTATAGAAAGATAGAAGCAAGAAAGAATGTACTTTGAATCTACATCATTTTCATGAAATCCTGCATATAGAGCTACCTCCAAAGCAGACAAATGAACAGGGCCCCCAGACCCCGAGAGGCCCCTGAGGTTCCAGGTTTGCTCCCTATCATTTGGGTCTACAAGGGTAGAAAAAAGTGTTTGGACACCATATGCATTTGTGAACTACTGGATTAAGAATCAAGTCTTCAAGAgtaaatactaaacaaatcctaataaagcaattaaaagcttaaaattgattggttccataaaaatataaaagaaattttgagtattgggtcatgTTGGTGCCAGTGATCCACTAAGgaaggttgtgttttttttattaaaagacacaatttttgttgccGTGCTTCGTGTCTATATAAAGCCAGTatatttaagataagataagataatccttaattgatccccagaggggaaattcaggtatttgaaagttcttcagagacaacaatggctaaaacaaggaacTTAACGTAGGAAATAcgcctgaagatacagattctcagccaggatGGGTACAGCTGCCTCCACatagccaggaagtgcagacgcagtccttcagcagttggatacaCTCTGAAGAAATACAGACGAACCAACAGCTtagaagacaaaccaagatctggggGTCCACcggtttcttcagcaagaaacgATCACATCCTGATCCACTTATGTAGGGAAAACCGCCAAATGACATCATGGAAGAAGATTGTGTGGTCAggtgagtccagtttccagctttaccttcctcctgctaatgtgagggtacGCAGAAAACCAGGAgaagcattatctccagcatgtacagtacctattgtcaagcatggtggaggcagtatcatggtttagggatgcatgagtgctgctggtgttggtcatctctctgtctgtgatggcacattgaactctgccaagtattgttccattctccaaacccacatgctCCTTTCTGCATGTGCTTTGTTACGTCAAGGTCAAACCAAATGTTTCTACCAGATAATGCTCCTgaaacacatccaggaccaGTAGAACCTGGCTGCAGGAGCTCAGTATCCAGGTCTAAGAGTGGCCAGCTCAATCCCCAGACATGAGCCCCATTGAAAATCTATGGTGGATCATCAAAAGGCCTGATTGAAATCgtaaaccaaagaatttagaagaattaaaatatcatttttatttgtttgtgtcttttgaaacacaaaaatattttttcacaaatagttcctgataatatttgagattgtgtaaaattttaagggtgtccgaaaactttttttccattactGTATTTGATCTGATTGATATAAAAGGGTTCCTCAAAAGTCTGCTATGACATGCTCCTCGTCCTTCATCTTGGCTGTGCTGTTGTTGaacagcaacaaagacaaagagaatTTTCAGGAATATGATCTTATTCTATCAGAGGAGAAGTATcaggctgcagcagcaacaaaactgaaatgcattttaaaatgcttttctttcattttcagttcatCATGGTGAAAGCCATCACTAAATTCCTAAAATCTAATCTCTGTGTATTAAGTCACATAAttagtattgtttttttttttttttacaataaaacaaaaatcccCTACAGCTGTGCTCTACTATAGCAAGTTGTGATCTTGCAGTAATTcagcagaggtgggtagagtagccaaaatttttactcaagtaagagtaatgttactttagaaaaatatgactcaagtagaagtaaaaagtagtcatctaAAAAATTACTtgagtaagagtaaaaaagtactTGGTGAAAAAACTACTCAAGTAGTGAGTAACAGAAACATCagatttatttgtcttttgtgcATGAATTCAATCAGACGtacaatataaatgtaaattcaaTAAAGTGAAATTCAGGTAAACCTCTTTAACTAAAATGATAATGAATTAAATctttatatgaaaaaaatatgaaaaaacaaattatattcCAAGAAACACGCTCTTGCCAGCATTGCAGGTTTCAAGCATTTTCTtattaaaatattctttaaGACTGTCCGTGAGgtttaacatcaaaatattaGACATACTGAATGACTGTAACCAAACATGTAACTTAAGGTTTACCAATTTCTAAACCTTCTTCAATGGCAGTTTTTCCAcaacataaaaccaaaacaaaggtAACAACCCTGCAAACTTGCAGTGAAAAGATACCTTTAACCTGCCCTCCAAATGGCACATCAGGGCTAACCAGGTAGATTATATttagaactagaaaagcactcagagagtgcagacctctgccaaggatagagaggaaaacaggaaacccatacAGTAATTTACTGCAGCTCATGATTCTTTACTGTAAAGGATCAcaagctggaattgaacctgcatctctgacatagttctgtttacaaatcaccttcttaaccagttgagctatctggacaccttgctccaatttattggacgacatactaacctatgatgtttttgtcatattttggaccacatactaaaacatactaaaaaattcaaagtgatccagaatccagaatcctttccggattgccaccaaaattaaatcagctcttcctcttaccatagtctacatctcctcaaaatttcatgtgaatctgcccaggcgtttttgagttatcttgctaacagacagacacacaaacaccgggtgtcacataacctccttggcggaggtaacaagGCAGTCTTTACATATAACAGGTGTCTGTGTCCAAATAAGAGAGAgtagacagactgactgagagACAGAgctgacagacacagagagagatagagagagacagacaaagcagacacagacagagagagacagagagacagacagacagacagagaaagcaAACAAATGTGTATGTTTGCTTCGGCAGACACAGAAGACACTGCATAGTGTAGCTGCTCTTTTGCGACGCGTGTAGGCTAAACATGCTCCGTATGTGAGGCCACGGGTGTTCCTCCGCAGCGAACACCGTGGTTGCCTCTGCCATTTTTCGTGTGCTTCTCCTCTGTCCATCAGCTCGGTCTGTGCGCACCACAGATACGAGCCCGGCAGCTACGCAGTTGTGCGGTCATGTGACTGAATGACGGCCTCTGATTGGTGAAATACAGTCATGTGGTAGAACTTTTTGCGGAAGTGTGTATCTAGCAAAATAATAAAGTATAGGCGTTATCACTTGGATAACAAGAGAAGTAACGAGCCGTGAAGTGCAATGTAGTGGAGTAAGAGTTGCGTTTCATATCCACAAacatactcaagtaaaagttaaaagtattgtgctttaaatttactaataaaagtacaatttatcaaaaaaaaaaaactactcaagtaaatgtaacggagtaaatgtaactcgtAACTACCCACCTCTGTAATTCAGCCGTTCATGTCTACACTGGAAACTAATTctaaagaagaataatgatacagaaactcCTACAGTACAAGCTGACAGAACTGGTTCCTTCATTTTGTTCTGAGTGGAGCTCTGGCTGTCTGAATCTGTTTCTGTCATCAGTATTCTGCAGACTCAGGGTGGAAACACTCAGGCATGGCATGGACTGcttatttcattcagttttcctgtgtataaaaaacaccatatggacatgttaacaaaatATAGAACTTGATTTTCACACTCTTTGCTCCAAGGGTCATTCTTTGAAAATGGAAATGATTTGGTTACTGAGTGAGGGAGTTGCTCATGTTGTCATTGCTGGAGAGGATCAAATACTCACTGAGGGGCAAACATAACCTTTTCCTTAAGATTTAGGATCCTCAAAGGAGGTATTAAGGAAGAATAAACTTACAGAAGAAAGGGGAATGGAAGGTGTAATCATCAAAAAAATAGTACTTCAGTGTACAGGGTCTTACAAATATTCATGTTGCTCTTCATGTCTGATTAACACACAGATGTCAAATCACTGAAAACTGAGAAACTAGCCAACATTTACACCTGAGAAGCTGAAACAGGAGAATTACAggaattttctcaaaaactgtGGCCCCttaattttctgtcaatcaACTTTTAATCTGTGGACTGCTGGTTAGTTTATAGGCGCCTGGAGAAATAATGAAACTGCCATCTATAATGGAGGTCAGTAGGGGTCCAGCAACAACTGCTTGTCCTGGGACCTCCAATAAATCCTGCTGTGCCCGTTCATTTGTCAGCTGATTTTCGGTAATTGAATGTACTGCAGTGGGCCCATCAATCTCTCTTTATGAGCTTACGTTTTTTAGATTAAACATGCATATTTCTGAAGTGAGTTGTGTTAAATCAAAATTACCACAATCTGACAGAAAACCGGCCTAAAATACTCTGGCAGCCTGTCAAGGGTTTCCTCCACAGCTCGCCTAGTGTCAGCTTGAGGGAAACTCCAGGCCCCTGTGACCCTCTACAAGATAAAGAAGAAGGTATAGATACTGTAATGGATGGACAGGTGGATGCCTGAAAATCTTGTTTATATAATCTTGCTCACTTAGTTCGTGGATGTCAGTGAAAATAATGGGGCAGTCACACAGAACATGGTCAGCTGTGAGCTTGAAGGTGTCCTGTGAACTTCTAACCCTGTGGTCTATGGAGCAGAGGTCCAATACATAACATCAGCTCCATTTTTAGGCCAGTATTTGGATACAATCGAACAAACTGGCAactttacatccatccatccatccatccattatctatacactccTTAATCTTCACTGGGGtcacaggggggctggagtctatcccagctgagttACGGTGCTTTTCCAATGGTGTCTACTTGGCTCGACTCGGCTCGACTCCACTAGGTTTGTGTGGTTTTCCTACCTGGTACCAGCTACTATTTTAGCACCTACTCGGCCGGGGCTTCAAACGAGCTGAGTCAAGCCGGTAATGTGACGtttacagagtgcaggccactgattggacaggagAGCGGCTCCGTCACGTAAACCAAACCTGCCATTTTTAATAAAGCACTGGCAACAGCGACGATGCTTTCTCTGAGTCTCTTCTTTTACTTTGAATCTGATAAAAAGCCATAGACTGAGCAGCAGGTACACTATCGCCTCAATGTCCTCCAttgttgtgttgcatttgtgtCG
This is a stretch of genomic DNA from Acanthochromis polyacanthus isolate Apoly-LR-REF ecotype Palm Island chromosome 1, KAUST_Apoly_ChrSc, whole genome shotgun sequence. It encodes these proteins:
- the chst11 gene encoding carbohydrate sulfotransferase 11 isoform X1 translates to MKQALAELMRMSRICRMVFATCLGSFILVIFYFQSMFQPVMRRNPFVVDGCCRKGSRNALQELYNPTQPELSGAAVLHQARRDQVVDACRVYSASSRKRRVLTPGDLKHLVVDEDHELIYCYVPKVACTNWKRVMMVLTGRGKYSDPMEIPSNEAHVPSNLKTLNQYSIAEINHRLKNYLKFLFVREPFERLVSAYRNKFTLKYNSSFHKRFGTRIVRRYRKNATQEALLNGADVKFKEFAEYLVDPATQRDGPLNEHWQTVYQLCHPCHIHYDMVGKYETLEEDANYVLRLVGVGESLRFPSYAKSTRTTDAMTAQFFSNISTQQQIQLYQLYKLDFLMFNYSIPSYLRLD
- the chst11 gene encoding carbohydrate sulfotransferase 11 isoform X2, which produces MKQALAELMRMSRICRMVFATCLGSFILVIFYFQIMRRNPFVVDGCCRKGSRNALQELYNPTQPELSGAAVLHQARRDQVVDACRVYSASSRKRRVLTPGDLKHLVVDEDHELIYCYVPKVACTNWKRVMMVLTGRGKYSDPMEIPSNEAHVPSNLKTLNQYSIAEINHRLKNYLKFLFVREPFERLVSAYRNKFTLKYNSSFHKRFGTRIVRRYRKNATQEALLNGADVKFKEFAEYLVDPATQRDGPLNEHWQTVYQLCHPCHIHYDMVGKYETLEEDANYVLRLVGVGESLRFPSYAKSTRTTDAMTAQFFSNISTQQQIQLYQLYKLDFLMFNYSIPSYLRLD